Part of the Thermodesulfobacteriota bacterium genome, TGTTGAATCAATCGAATCTTTTCCTTCTACTTTCCACTCGTATATTTTCACCTCTTCCTGCCAGGGTACAATCGGGAAATATTTAGCTTCAGATTCTGCAGCAACTCCTATCTGTATATATTTATACAGCTCAGGGACAATATCTTCATAATCTTTAATTTGCTTGTAAGCAGATTCCCAACTCTCGGACAGGCTGGTGGGATTCTTGCACTCGATATTTACAACGGGGATTCCGTTTACATAAAGAATGATGTCTGTTCGTATTTTATCCTTGCCGTAAAAGTAGACCTGACGTGTAACAATGAACTCGTTGTTATTTATGTCTTCAAAGTCAAAAAGCTGGACGTATTTTACAACCTTTTCTTTTTCAAATTTGACAGGGACTCCAAATTTATAGAAATTCAAAATCCTTTTTGCTCCCTCATGGCCTGTCCCTGTGAGCTTTAACTCGTTTTTAACACGATTAATCTCCTCTTCTCCAATCCCAGCCTTCTCGTTAATCCTCTCAAGAGCTTTTGACAAGTTCGGAATAAATAGATGTTCTTCGTAACTATCCCTTTGAAGTTCATCGGCTGGAACGAAATTCCACCCCTTTTCCTCAAGTTTTCGTATTACATAGTCTTCGACAAGCTTTGATTCAGTAAATCTCATACTAGACCTTTGTAATTTGTAAACTTAGTTTGCCATCATTGCTGTCATCCTGAGCCGAAGCCCTGAACGGAGTGAAGGGACTGCGAAGGATCTAGCAAGCCGTCTCCAACATTTGTATTCTTCTAAGAGTTCTATGTTCTTACGTCTTTTGGACATAAACGATATTCTCCATCACATAAGATCTAATCATTGGTTTTAATGCATCACCAGTTACAAGCTCAACCTTTGCTCCAAGCTTATCCGTGAGATAATCTTCAAGCTCGATGAAGTTGAAAAATCCTATCGGTTTTTCAAATTCAACTAGGATATCTATATCGCTTTCCGGTGTTTGTTCTTCCCTTGAATATGAGCCAAAGAGACCTAGATTCTTTACATTGTAAGTTTTGCTGAGATAAGAAAGCTCATCTTTAAGAATCTTTAAAATCTCCTCTTTTCTTTTCATTTTATGTACCTTCTTTTCTTAATGATCTTTCAAAAATCTGGGTAGGCAACGAGTCCCTTCGAGTAAGCTCAGGGCAGGCTTGCTCGTTGTATCTTAATAATCCACCAGCGAGACTGGTGGCTACCCTAGCCAATTCGTGAGACTTTTTCCACACCTCCAAATCTTCAAATCTTTTCGCTTTTTCCTTCCTACTGTCTTCTGTATCCTGTTTGCTGTCTACCATATACTTTCTACTGCCTACTAATTTGTATGTAAACTGTAAACTGTAAACAGTACACCGGGTAATAACTGAAAAAACCCACTTACCTAACAAACCCGTCTACTGTCTACCACCTACTGGCTACTTATCTTTACTCTTCTTTTTCCACTCAACAAATCATTCATCAACCCTTTCTTCACCCTTACTAACTTTTCCCTTTTCTTCCTCAACAACTCCAACCTCTTATCCACCGTGCTCAGTATTTCAGCAATCTTTTTCTGTTCGGGGAGGGAGGGGAGGGATAGTCTGAATATTTCAAACAATGATTTTTTAATTATAGGTACGGCGGCTGTACCAGAAAACGATTTGAGAAATTGGTTTTTGAACGTAATTGCGTAGTAAACATAATATGAATTTATTCCCTCACTACATATGATTGTATTTATTTGTTGATTAGTAATACAGTTTGTATAGGTTAACCCTGTCTTGCCTATTGTTGATCCAATACATACGACCAAGACCGCGTCCTTTGGTAAAATGAATCCAATTCGTTTCGCGCCTACTTCTGAAACATATCTCTCTGTTTTGTAAACATAATTTGTTTCACCCATATCTGCGGGAGTAACGAAAGGTACATCCCCATTCCAGTAAGCTTTGTTTGATGTCGCTGGTGTTTTCCCTGTAATTACCTTGCCAAGATTCTTTATTTTAACGACTTCCCACTCCTTCGGTATATTTCCTATCTCTGTTTGCTTGAATTCTCTTCTTGCCTGTCTACTGTCTACTGGATTCCATCTACCAGTCAATAGCTCCTGCATCAAGCCTCTCTTCAACCTCTGAGTCTTTTCTATGTCTTCATCTACCTTCTCAATTGCTTTATCTACCGTAGAAAGAATCTCCGCAATCTTCTTCTGTTCGGGTAGGGGTGGGATGGGGAGTTCAAAACTCTCAAGGTCATTTTTGCGAACTGCCTTGAAAGTTGATCCAGTAGAAATAGCTTCAAATCTTTTACTATTATGTTTAAAATAATAGAATAAGAATGAATGACTGAGTCTATTTGACTTGCATCTGATCGCAGCTAATCCCCTACCAATACAAACTTTTGAAGGAGATATGTTGACTTCTCCCACAGGCGCTCTCACGGAAATTAAAATATCATTTTTTTCTGCTACTTTTACTGGCTCGGAGCAATAAACAGTTGGAGATGGATAAATCTCCCCAAATTCCATTTTCCCTTGAAGAAAAGGCAAACCGTTTTTCTCTTTGTTGTAAGTTGATGATGGAGGAGATTGCCCCATAATAAGTTCTACTAGACTTTCATCATCTAAACTTTTTATCTCCCATTCATTTGAGAGAGATTTCGCATCTGTTTGTCCAAAATTTTCTTCTCTAATCATTTCCCACTAGTGCTTTTGCCATTCGTAACTTTTAATTCCACATCTACATCGAATTTTTCTTCCAACAGTGTCATAATATTCTTCTGATATGTATCTGTTACAATCACCACATTCAAATAAACTTGCAAGCTCATTTATATCATCATAAAATACTTTTAAATCTGATATGTTGTCCTTGTATGAACTATAGTGAGATGTCTTACTTCCGATAAAAGAAGAGGCGCTTAATCTATTCAAAACTTCTTCATCTTTGATCGGGCACTTTCTCTTTTTTACAGTACTTCTTAATTCAGAAAGCATTTCATATGACATCCTGTCTTCATTCTTATCATTATAAAGAAATTCCATTTTAACTTTGGTATTGAAAGAAATCTCTTTGAGGTGTCGCTCCAGATACTTCCTCATCATGTTACCCAAATCCGACTCATCAGATTTTTCAAGCTTCTTATCTATTCTTTCTTTTAGTTCTATCAATGGAATTTCTAAATCCACTCCTTTTTCTGAATCCCAAACTATTTTATTTATGAACCAATTTTTGCCTTTAACTATATTGGCAAAATAATCGAACCAATCTTTTTCATGAGTAAAAACGAAGATCTGATAATCTGAAAATTTCTCGACCAATAAATTTGCAAATCTCAAACGATGTGTTTTATCAAAGCTTGATATAACATCATCTAGAACAAAAAACTTATTAACTTTATTGAAAGCTTTCACGGATGAAAGAAATAAGCATATTCCCAAACAATTGAGATGAGATTCACTTAAATACTTGTCTGGCGGAGAAACTATTTCACCATGAAATTTATGTTGAATTGTTATCCCGACGAAATCATCATCCTTATCTAAGGGAATTATTTCAATTTCGTCAACATCTTCAGATGGATTCATATAGAGATACAATTCATTAATGTCCTTGGATATGGCATTTAAGAATGATAATAGACCTTCTCTTTGTTTTTTAACGAATTCATTATAAATCAGTTCCATTGATTGCACTTGCTGCTTGTGGAGATCAAATTCTTTCTTGAGCGACTTAATTTCTTTATATGCTTGCCGAACCGTTATTAATTTGCTATTGATAGAAAATTTTAGGTCATCCTTTTTAGCAGTAACTATCTTTTCTTTTTTCTCTTTTAAAATAGAAATTATTTGCTGAGCAGTTTCTAAATTAATCTTAATATGGTCTTCTGGCTTCTTTATTTCCTTAAGAGTAATAAGAGGATCTTCTTTTAGACTCTCTGAACAATTCTCCAGTATCTTCTTAATCTCTTCAACTTCATTTTTGATTTGCAGATTATCTTCTATTGAAAGGCATTTTTCCTTTAAAGTAGTCTCAAATTTTGGTGAAGCATTTTGGATAATTGTCAACGTAGTATGTCTTACTTCTTCCAAATTTTCCTTTTCTTTTTTGAAAGTTGATAATTCTTCGATTCTTTCTTTCAGTTCATTAATTAATTGTTCTCGATTTTTCCCCTGTAAACATAGAGGGCACTTATCAACTTCAAAAATCCTATTTTTAAGAAGCCTAAGCCCTTCTGATAATAATTTTTCCAAACTTATCCTCTTAAATTTTTCTAAATCCTTAAAAATCCCCTGATATTTTTCGTAGTAGTTCGTATAAGATGAAGCAATATCCTTTACGTAGCTTTTTAAATTGCTAAGTGGCTCAATTACATTATCATATGAAATAGTTAAGCGGAGAGACTCATCATCCCCTGGCTTTTTGATCAACTCAAGGATACTGTCAATACTTTGGTCGTCCTTAACATCGATGGAAAGTTCTAAAGGTTTAATTGATTCCTTAATCGCACTAAAATACTGATCATCATTATTAATGTTTTGCCCTATTTCGTTTAATATTTGAGCTTGCTTGTTGTTAATGTGACTTTCAAAATTTTTAATTTTTAGTTCATTTTTAAGACTATTTACCGTCTTTTTGAAAACATCTTTTATTCTTGTAACTTCAGAAAAACCAATTATTTGTGATATTTCGTTAAGTTTTTCAGTTTTAGTTGATAGGATAAATCTTAGCAAGTCTTTATATCTAAGGATCAAGTTCTCTTTTTGGGATGCTTCAAGGTAATCATTAAACTTAGAAGTTTCGTTTGAATATTCACTCGATAATTTAGAGCGTTGTAAGGAAAGTTTCTTAAGTGAATTCAGATTTGAATCAGAAAATTCTAAATTGATGTAAGCATCTTCATCTTCAGGTAAAAAAATATTTCTTAAAGCATTAATACCTCCAGTACCTATCTCTTCTCTTGAAAGATGTTCAACTCTACCTGTATAGAACCACTCAAGAGAATCGGTAATTGAACTCTTACCACTTCCATTATCACCATATAACAAAATCGACTTTGCCTTGTCTAGGGAAAGGTTCAGGTTTTCTCTAATTCCTCTAAGAGCCTTAATTTCAATATTTTTTATCTTCACTACTCTTAACCTCTCGAATTTTTTCAAGTCCATTTAATATATTTGTGTTTGTTAATTTGCGCTCTTTGTATAAATTCATTAAAGTCGTAGCAACATCATTCTGTACTCCCTCAATGTTGCCTATTTCTTCAAAAAATTCCTCTATAATTTCGACTCCAGCTTTAATATAGTGAGTCATTATCTTTTCTCCTTTTCAAAATAATTCCAGTCAATTTCAAGAATTACAGGCAAATCAATTTCTTTGATCTCAAACCCAGTTTTATTATTGCAAATTGGATAAACTCCATAAATTTTTAGAAAATCTAGAATGAAATAACTTTCTAAATCCTCAATACGGTAATTCCATAATTGTTTCAGCATTTCAAAATTAAGATAGGTAAAGTACAAACCTTCTGTTTTTCTATAGTTCACAAGACCTTCATTCCCAGACGAACCTTCATAATGATCGGAAAGTCGCTTACCTATACTGTTAGTTTTCTTTTCACTCATTCCGATATATATCAATCTTGACTTTCGAAAAGGATAAGGAATTTCTATCTCTTTTAGAAAGATAAAATAAAGACCACGTATTCCCATGAGAGGGTTAATATTAATTAATTCAAAATTAAGATGGTTATCGAAGAAGATTTTTATATTTTGCATATATTCTTTTTTTATTTTATTTGATCATTGCTATTGCATTTGAATATCTTTCAGATGAAGGATTGTAAACTGAAGCTACTGTAAAACTTTCGTTAAGTAATCTCAGTGATGTTATTAGATTAATATCAAATTGTCTCCAGTTTGGAATCTCATGAGGTTTAGTAGAGAATCCGGCTTCTTGGTAACAATCTACTTTTAATGTTCCACTTGTTTTATCTCTATATAGCGCATGAGGATGTACTAATCTATTTCCTTCACCTTTATAATTAAGTTCAACTTTATACCCTGATTTGATTGCTTCAATAATTTGGTTTTTTATGCTCATTGTTATCTCCATCATTTTCTGTTATTTCCATGCTTTAGCTTTCTCATAATCATCAACTTAATCATCAACCTAATCATCAACTCACTTTAAGCTCAAAAACAAGGCTCCTTCCTTTTCCGACCGGTCTAATCACATCCAATTGAACCAGTTTAGAAAGCTCTTTGTGAGCGGCTTGAGAAGAGATCCTAAACATCTCCCTTACATTACGATTCGTTATGCTCCCATTTTGATTTATGAATTCCACAATCCTCATCTGCTTTCCCGTTAATGCGATCTGTCCTTGCTTTGCTCTTCTCAATCTTTCACTGCTAAGTCTTATAACTCTTTCCTTTACAGCCGCTATGCTGACGTTTACCCCTTCAACAAAATATTCAAGCCAATTGGTTATATCGAGTGTCTTCTGATCTACACTCTGTAGCGCCTTGTAATAAGACGGTCTGTCCGAATCATAGTAGTCGTCGAGAGAAAAGAATTGTTTGGCATCAAATCCTTTCTGATAAAGTATTAGAGTCGCAAGTACCCGTGCTGTTCTGCCATTGCCGTCTACATAGGGATGGATTCTAACAAATTCGTAATGGGCTACTCCTGCCTCAATCAAGGGGTCAAGGGCATCAATCTCAGGCGAGTTTAACCACGCAATTAAATCCCTTACCAAGTCCGGAACATCTTCATTCTTAGGCGGTCTAAAAATAACCTCTCCCGTCGATCTATTTCCAACTATTACATAGCGATTACGATAAGAGCCACAATCTGATGGGTTCTTTAATGTTTCTTTCGTTACCAATTTGTGGATGTTTAGAATGTCTTCATCGGCAATCTTCTTGCCAACCGTTACCCTCTCGATATTTTCGAGTACCCACAAATAGTTTAAGACCTCTTGTTTATCCTTGCGGGTCGCCATTACTTCGCGTCCTTGAGCTAAATTGCTGACCTGTTCCAGAGATAACCTGTTTCCTTCAATGGCCGTAGATGAATGGGCGCTTCGGATAATTGCTTCACGGCGAAGAGAGACCTCCCATTTGGGTATGAGAGGTGAATTCAAAATTATTGCTCTTGCTTCAGCGATATGGGTAAGATTTCTAACGATCTTATCTGTATATCTAAAATTTGGTTTAAACATTGATAGTATACTGTTAATTTAAGCTCAATAGATGCACCCTTCAACATGCTCGGGATGAACTCCGCGACGAAGAATCTAGAAACAATAGATCCTTCGCTGCCCCTTCACTATGTTCAGGGCTTCGGCTCAGGATGACAGATAAAAAGCATAGACTCTTCACTTCGTTCAGAGTGACAAAAATGCAAGGGTGACAAAATAGTGTTTATTCAAACCACTCTTCACTCAAATCCTTCCATTCTGGATTTATAGATTCAATTAAAGCTATCTTTTTCTTTCGCAACCATCCCTTTATCTGTTTCTCCCTTGCAATCGCTTCCTCGACGTCATTTGTGTCTTCATAATAAACTAACTTAGTGATGTTGTATTTCTTTGTAAAACCCTCAACCATCTTATTTTTATGCTCATAAATGCGGCGTAAAAGATCATTGGTCACGCCAGCGTAAAGGGTCTTCGAGCGGTTAGTCATTATGTAAACATAGTATTGTCTCATTTCTAATACACCGTCAATTAGGGCTATGTCATTCTGACCCCTTTCACGGTATAGAGCACACGCTCTAGCAAAGAATCATCTATTAGACTCTTCGCTCGGCTCAGAGT contains:
- a CDS encoding nucleotidyltransferase family protein produces the protein MKRKEEILKILKDELSYLSKTYNVKNLGLFGSYSREEQTPESDIDILVEFEKPIGFFNFIELEDYLTDKLGAKVELVTGDALKPMIRSYVMENIVYVQKT
- a CDS encoding restriction endonuclease subunit S, with the translated sequence MIREENFGQTDAKSLSNEWEIKSLDDESLVELIMGQSPPSSTYNKEKNGLPFLQGKMEFGEIYPSPTVYCSEPVKVAEKNDILISVRAPVGEVNISPSKVCIGRGLAAIRCKSNRLSHSFLFYYFKHNSKRFEAISTGSTFKAVRKNDLESFELPIPPLPEQKKIAEILSTVDKAIEKVDEDIEKTQRLKRGLMQELLTGRWNPVDSRQARREFKQTEIGNIPKEWEVVKIKNLGKVITGKTPATSNKAYWNGDVPFVTPADMGETNYVYKTERYVSEVGAKRIGFILPKDAVLVVCIGSTIGKTGLTYTNCITNQQINTIICSEGINSYYVYYAITFKNQFLKSFSGTAAVPIIKKSLFEIFRLSLPSLPEQKKIAEILSTVDKRLELLRKKREKLVRVKKGLMNDLLSGKRRVKISSQ
- a CDS encoding AAA family ATPase codes for the protein MKIKNIEIKALRGIRENLNLSLDKAKSILLYGDNGSGKSSITDSLEWFYTGRVEHLSREEIGTGGINALRNIFLPEDEDAYINLEFSDSNLNSLKKLSLQRSKLSSEYSNETSKFNDYLEASQKENLILRYKDLLRFILSTKTEKLNEISQIIGFSEVTRIKDVFKKTVNSLKNELKIKNFESHINNKQAQILNEIGQNINNDDQYFSAIKESIKPLELSIDVKDDQSIDSILELIKKPGDDESLRLTISYDNVIEPLSNLKSYVKDIASSYTNYYEKYQGIFKDLEKFKRISLEKLLSEGLRLLKNRIFEVDKCPLCLQGKNREQLINELKERIEELSTFKKEKENLEEVRHTTLTIIQNASPKFETTLKEKCLSIEDNLQIKNEVEEIKKILENCSESLKEDPLITLKEIKKPEDHIKINLETAQQIISILKEKKEKIVTAKKDDLKFSINSKLITVRQAYKEIKSLKKEFDLHKQQVQSMELIYNEFVKKQREGLLSFLNAISKDINELYLYMNPSEDVDEIEIIPLDKDDDFVGITIQHKFHGEIVSPPDKYLSESHLNCLGICLFLSSVKAFNKVNKFFVLDDVISSFDKTHRLRFANLLVEKFSDYQIFVFTHEKDWFDYFANIVKGKNWFINKIVWDSEKGVDLEIPLIELKERIDKKLEKSDESDLGNMMRKYLERHLKEISFNTKVKMEFLYNDKNEDRMSYEMLSELRSTVKKRKCPIKDEEVLNRLSASSFIGSKTSHYSSYKDNISDLKVFYDDINELASLFECGDCNRYISEEYYDTVGRKIRCRCGIKSYEWQKH
- a CDS encoding Fic family protein, with product MFKPNFRYTDKIVRNLTHIAEARAIILNSPLIPKWEVSLRREAIIRSAHSSTAIEGNRLSLEQVSNLAQGREVMATRKDKQEVLNYLWVLENIERVTVGKKIADEDILNIHKLVTKETLKNPSDCGSYRNRYVIVGNRSTGEVIFRPPKNEDVPDLVRDLIAWLNSPEIDALDPLIEAGVAHYEFVRIHPYVDGNGRTARVLATLILYQKGFDAKQFFSLDDYYDSDRPSYYKALQSVDQKTLDITNWLEYFVEGVNVSIAAVKERVIRLSSERLRRAKQGQIALTGKQMRIVEFINQNGSITNRNVREMFRISSQAAHKELSKLVQLDVIRPVGKGRSLVFELKVS
- a CDS encoding GIY-YIG nuclease family protein; protein product: MRQYYVYIMTNRSKTLYAGVTNDLLRRIYEHKNKMVEGFTKKYNITKLVYYEDTNDVEEAIAREKQIKGWLRKKKIALIESINPEWKDLSEEWFE